In Coriobacteriia bacterium, a genomic segment contains:
- a CDS encoding type IV secretion system DNA-binding domain-containing protein yields MRQADDTQAAVWIPTVHADADAGPEASSLGHAVVGYELTQTTALVRSDDDILTRARFWELAWTLLEDGALEFRWVASKGLLRTYLFVRHRGLTSAEGEAEARRIGAAARALLQRVSPGIRLRALAAVEGAAAPVAWVGNGGEGGDLLRSMLEVDANAHALDVPTPLTPGLSARSLLAREMSDSPVPVCVSLVAAPLALDLLERRELDRDMTTLEQMVLKARRPSEAAGHTSSAHIAEDLPLARLEASAAALAHRMQHLSRLGSLRISVASAGQMPLTFLAAARASLGWSAGPLVYAPAAELGEQVTFRRNLASVGFEPWGVLAERGIEHRMVSDRYLASLTEVVACAWLPPIDEVTEGPTSLAEPAPRAVPGMVPHQGALIGSNFASPAPREVALSDEDRSRHMLIWGQTGSGKSTLAANLALRDIRAGEGVCVIDPHGDLVDEILLRFPEERRDDLVLFDPSDDTVALGLNLFEAKNQFEQDFVIQQVISMLYRLYDPHHDGIIGPRFEHMLRSAALTVMADPAGGTFLEIPFMFTNERLLAAKLKHVQDPVVRSFWLDEQSRTSDYHKSEVLGWFLAKWGAFLSNGAMRRILGQHRSAFDFRTVMDSRKVLLVRLAKGRIGSINAQILGMILLSKLQLAALGRGDTSADQRKRFYLYVDEFQSFALSQFDELVSESRKYGLALTLMNQHSGQLSTTLREALFGNVGTLCAFRLGLHDAQLVAEELEGYSPRDLTRLENFRCVLRTSASGRVMTPFDVHTVALSELDAEAAVRRLELMELSRVRWGTPRDLAEEEALRFLRTAGSNERSES; encoded by the coding sequence ATGCGACAGGCGGACGATACTCAGGCGGCGGTGTGGATCCCGACCGTGCATGCGGATGCGGATGCAGGCCCAGAGGCGTCTTCGCTCGGTCACGCCGTGGTTGGCTACGAACTGACGCAGACCACGGCGCTTGTTCGTTCGGACGATGACATACTTACGCGAGCACGCTTCTGGGAGCTCGCCTGGACGCTCCTGGAAGACGGAGCGCTCGAGTTCCGATGGGTCGCCTCGAAGGGCTTGCTGCGTACATATCTGTTTGTCCGCCACCGTGGTCTGACGAGTGCTGAGGGCGAGGCTGAAGCCCGCCGGATCGGTGCGGCTGCTCGAGCGCTACTACAGCGTGTTTCGCCCGGGATCCGGCTGCGAGCACTGGCGGCCGTGGAGGGTGCCGCGGCGCCGGTCGCCTGGGTGGGCAACGGCGGCGAAGGTGGCGACCTGCTGCGTAGCATGCTCGAAGTTGACGCGAACGCACACGCGCTTGATGTGCCGACACCGCTGACGCCGGGTCTCTCCGCGCGGTCCCTGTTGGCTCGGGAGATGAGCGACTCCCCTGTGCCCGTCTGCGTTAGCCTCGTGGCAGCACCGCTCGCGCTCGATCTGCTCGAGCGGCGAGAGCTCGATCGCGACATGACAACTCTCGAGCAGATGGTCCTTAAAGCGCGCCGCCCCTCAGAGGCGGCTGGGCACACCTCTAGCGCACACATTGCGGAGGACTTACCGCTTGCACGGCTCGAAGCTAGCGCAGCAGCGCTCGCGCACAGGATGCAGCATCTCTCTCGCTTGGGTTCCCTCAGGATATCCGTCGCTTCCGCAGGGCAGATGCCGCTGACGTTCCTCGCGGCTGCGCGAGCGAGTCTCGGCTGGTCGGCAGGGCCGCTTGTTTACGCCCCCGCAGCGGAGCTGGGCGAGCAGGTCACGTTCCGGCGCAATCTGGCCTCCGTTGGATTCGAGCCCTGGGGGGTGTTGGCCGAACGGGGCATCGAGCATCGGATGGTGAGTGATCGATACCTTGCCTCCCTCACCGAAGTTGTTGCGTGCGCTTGGCTGCCGCCTATCGACGAGGTCACCGAAGGGCCGACGAGTCTCGCCGAGCCGGCGCCGCGTGCGGTTCCCGGTATGGTGCCGCACCAGGGCGCGCTCATAGGGTCGAACTTCGCGTCCCCGGCGCCGAGAGAGGTGGCGCTCAGCGATGAGGACCGTTCCCGGCACATGCTGATCTGGGGCCAGACTGGCTCCGGCAAGTCCACGCTAGCCGCCAACCTTGCTTTGCGCGACATCCGCGCGGGAGAAGGTGTCTGCGTCATCGATCCCCATGGTGATCTGGTCGACGAGATCTTGCTGCGGTTCCCGGAAGAACGTAGGGATGATCTCGTGTTGTTCGACCCCAGTGATGACACGGTCGCCCTGGGCCTGAACTTGTTCGAGGCGAAGAACCAGTTCGAGCAGGACTTCGTGATCCAGCAGGTCATCTCAATGCTCTACCGCCTGTATGACCCGCATCACGATGGAATCATAGGGCCTCGCTTCGAGCACATGCTGAGGAGTGCTGCCCTCACAGTGATGGCGGATCCGGCCGGCGGCACGTTCCTGGAGATCCCGTTTATGTTCACGAACGAGAGGCTACTAGCCGCCAAGCTCAAGCACGTGCAGGACCCGGTCGTCCGGTCGTTCTGGCTGGACGAGCAGTCAAGGACGTCGGACTACCACAAGTCCGAGGTCCTCGGCTGGTTCCTGGCGAAGTGGGGCGCGTTCCTCTCCAATGGGGCGATGCGCCGGATTCTCGGGCAGCACCGCTCGGCGTTCGACTTCCGGACGGTGATGGACTCACGGAAGGTGCTGCTGGTCAGGCTCGCCAAAGGCCGAATCGGCAGCATCAACGCCCAGATACTCGGCATGATCCTGTTGAGCAAGCTTCAGCTCGCCGCGCTCGGGCGCGGGGACACGTCGGCTGATCAGCGCAAGCGGTTCTATCTCTACGTTGACGAGTTTCAGTCGTTCGCACTCAGTCAGTTCGACGAACTCGTGTCCGAATCCCGCAAGTACGGCTTGGCCCTCACGCTGATGAACCAACACTCGGGGCAACTTTCCACCACCCTGCGGGAAGCCCTATTCGGCAATGTGGGAACGCTTTGTGCGTTCAGGTTGGGCTTGCACGATGCCCAGCTTGTCGCGGAGGAGCTGGAGGGCTACAGCCCGCGCGATCTCACCCGGCTCGAGAACTTCCGATGCGTGCTGCGTACCTCGGCTTCCGGGCGCGTGATGACGCCTTTCGACGTTCATACGGTCGCGCTCTCCGAGCTCGACGCTGAGGCGGCAGTGCGTCGGCTGGAGCTCATGGAGCTCTCGCGCGTGCGTTGGGGAACGCCGCGGGACCTGGCAGAGGAAGAAGCACTTCGCTTCCTGCGGACGGCCGGGTCGAACGAGAGGTCGGAATCGTGA
- a CDS encoding DUF5063 domain-containing protein translates to MIMYQPVDYPWNDDFDFAVFRQHVGEFAELLGTAELRSSFAFRWELITHLARLYASGTQMPPYSPFMPDEADDGESVPDAAVDPRKAKYRARHIRHIGDTVEACMGDDDAYHGVTWPDEDTVEKLTLSGELAWIYSDLLKGAEEWDQGRLDDAASTWVYGFEEGDWGPRCLSVLGCLHFYAGDRMSLLVGSTSEAWDSVSDQDAASCSEVSFTGTLEIDQAMPAD, encoded by the coding sequence ATGATAATGTACCAGCCAGTCGACTATCCCTGGAACGACGACTTCGACTTCGCCGTATTCAGGCAGCACGTGGGGGAGTTCGCCGAGCTGCTCGGCACCGCCGAGCTTCGAAGCAGCTTCGCATTCAGGTGGGAGCTCATCACGCACCTCGCGCGTCTGTACGCATCCGGTACGCAGATGCCGCCCTACTCGCCCTTCATGCCGGACGAGGCAGACGACGGCGAGTCTGTGCCCGACGCAGCGGTCGATCCGAGGAAGGCCAAGTATCGTGCCAGGCACATCCGCCACATAGGGGACACCGTCGAGGCCTGCATGGGCGATGACGACGCCTACCACGGGGTCACATGGCCGGATGAAGACACGGTCGAGAAGCTCACCCTTTCAGGCGAGCTAGCGTGGATCTACAGCGATCTTCTCAAGGGCGCCGAGGAGTGGGACCAAGGACGACTCGACGACGCTGCTTCCACTTGGGTCTACGGTTTCGAGGAGGGTGACTGGGGCCCGAGGTGCCTCTCGGTGCTCGGATGCCTGCACTTCTACGCTGGAGACAGGATGAGTCTGCTCGTAGGATCGACATCAGAGGCGTGGGACTCAGTATCGGATCAGGACGCAGCATCCTGTAGTGAGGTCAGCTTCACCGGCACCCTGGAGATCGACCAGGCGATGCCGGCGGACTGA
- a CDS encoding 4Fe-4S single cluster domain-containing protein, whose amino-acid sequence MGAMQIHCADVVHGLSVISRVEATHVWAQGCPHSCSGCCNQEYRSATGGALLDVRDLADAIAARPRTRLLVLSGGEPFGQARAAASLCALLAEARPRLGVVAYTGYALEDLVHVPYARELFEYVDVLVDGPYMADMPADDGVRGSTNQRVIQVGARVRASTLGRPPELRFEFRTVRGHLRFIGLPPPDWRSLDDPGIARS is encoded by the coding sequence ATGGGCGCGATGCAAATCCACTGCGCCGATGTGGTACACGGCCTCTCCGTCATCAGCCGCGTCGAGGCGACGCACGTGTGGGCGCAGGGCTGCCCGCACAGCTGTTCGGGCTGCTGCAACCAGGAATACCGTTCGGCGACCGGCGGCGCGCTGCTCGATGTGCGCGATCTCGCCGACGCGATCGCCGCGCGCCCGAGGACGAGACTGCTTGTTCTCTCGGGAGGAGAACCGTTCGGGCAAGCCCGCGCGGCCGCCTCGCTCTGCGCCTTGCTTGCCGAGGCGCGTCCCCGCCTCGGCGTGGTGGCCTACACGGGCTACGCGCTCGAGGATCTAGTGCACGTGCCTTATGCCCGGGAGTTGTTCGAGTACGTGGATGTGCTCGTCGACGGCCCGTACATGGCCGACATGCCTGCAGACGATGGCGTGCGGGGGTCGACCAACCAGAGGGTTATCCAGGTCGGCGCCCGTGTTCGCGCGTCCACGCTGGGCCGTCCGCCTGAGTTGCGGTTCGAGTTCCGCACCGTGCGCGGACACCTCAGGTTCATTGGGCTGCCGCCCCCAGACTGGCGCAGCCTGGATGACCCCGGGATTGCGCGCTCCTAA
- a CDS encoding ATP-binding protein, translated as MAANTAAQLAQPMPKSEPQAAQVEFPRPLWLRALTREIEGGTSHVFLLHGNVRDEFALTVDGRPALWPIEQYLRNRLPDIQLCVRVSLSRGVELVLPLSSGGLTDLERTVIEGQKIHSPADEEQRDRGPADETEAERVLRDIARETAGENGPASPEEAFRIVDRLLRTREGLLVLVDFVHHLLPDAPGGSVPTDQRMLAECVIRWTSDPAIRTVVEPDGSRRRRQAVVALLAPDLGLLCSELTSKDSGVQTIAVGRPSEEERLSLISTLRDANLFPLSEELDLAQAANITGGMTNRDIRDLGLGAVRRKERMDAATVADRKSSCIAADTDGVLHLMPELVTPEMVGGHRALKADFGTLAERFRAADAESRKRLPQLIVLVGPPGTGKSLNAKSWAYSAAMTYVELGRLLDMWVGQSERRFDYALQVLVDLAPAVLFVDEIEKEFGADAGSSVGNRLQSKLLKFLSSEPVRGKVVVIAATNYPEQLDPALLSRARVYPVLAPTAGDRAEILMAMTAQNGVPLDPQVSVERVAAALAGLSGRDIRQVWDLACDLSSGAPVNEQVLEECIAEYVPSEGWAQRLMTLRAIQACRYLRHLPEVPLPWIGEGVTSHGLARDRDRLEAEIVRAYTATRVEHA; from the coding sequence ATGGCCGCCAACACCGCCGCCCAGCTCGCGCAACCGATGCCGAAGTCGGAACCGCAGGCCGCCCAGGTGGAGTTCCCGCGCCCGCTGTGGCTCCGCGCGCTGACCCGCGAGATCGAGGGCGGCACGTCGCACGTCTTCCTGCTTCACGGTAACGTGCGCGACGAGTTCGCCCTGACGGTGGACGGCCGCCCCGCGCTCTGGCCGATCGAGCAGTATCTGCGGAACCGCCTGCCGGACATCCAGCTTTGCGTGCGGGTCTCTCTCTCACGCGGCGTCGAGCTCGTCCTGCCGCTGTCGAGCGGAGGCCTCACCGACCTCGAGCGCACCGTGATCGAGGGGCAGAAGATCCACTCTCCGGCCGATGAAGAGCAGCGCGATCGCGGACCAGCCGATGAGACCGAAGCGGAGCGCGTGCTGCGAGACATCGCCCGGGAGACCGCCGGCGAGAACGGGCCCGCGTCTCCGGAGGAGGCCTTCCGTATCGTCGACCGCTTGCTCCGGACGCGCGAAGGCCTGCTCGTGCTGGTGGACTTCGTGCATCATCTGCTGCCCGATGCGCCCGGAGGGAGCGTTCCGACCGACCAGCGCATGTTGGCCGAGTGTGTCATCCGGTGGACCAGCGATCCGGCTATACGCACGGTTGTGGAGCCCGACGGCAGCCGTCGTCGGCGCCAGGCGGTCGTGGCGTTGCTTGCGCCGGACCTCGGCCTGCTCTGCTCGGAACTCACAAGCAAGGATTCCGGTGTGCAGACAATCGCTGTCGGTCGTCCGTCAGAGGAGGAGCGCCTGTCGCTCATCAGCACGCTGCGCGACGCAAACCTCTTCCCGCTCTCGGAAGAACTTGATCTCGCGCAGGCCGCGAACATCACCGGCGGCATGACGAACCGCGATATCCGCGATCTCGGTCTGGGTGCCGTGCGCCGAAAGGAGCGAATGGACGCGGCTACGGTCGCCGATCGCAAGTCGTCGTGCATTGCGGCCGATACCGACGGCGTACTGCACCTCATGCCGGAGCTCGTGACGCCCGAGATGGTGGGCGGACATCGCGCCCTTAAGGCCGATTTCGGCACTCTCGCGGAGCGGTTCCGCGCGGCTGACGCCGAGAGCCGCAAGCGGTTGCCGCAGCTGATCGTGCTCGTCGGTCCGCCCGGCACCGGTAAGTCGCTGAACGCGAAATCGTGGGCATATTCTGCCGCCATGACCTATGTGGAGCTCGGGCGGCTGCTCGATATGTGGGTGGGTCAGTCCGAGCGCCGGTTCGACTACGCGCTCCAGGTGCTCGTCGACCTCGCTCCCGCCGTCTTGTTCGTGGACGAGATCGAGAAGGAATTCGGCGCTGACGCCGGCAGCTCGGTGGGCAACCGCCTGCAGAGCAAGCTTCTCAAGTTCCTCTCGAGCGAGCCCGTGCGGGGGAAGGTCGTTGTGATCGCTGCCACTAACTACCCCGAGCAGCTCGATCCTGCGCTCCTGTCTCGTGCGCGCGTGTATCCCGTTCTCGCGCCGACAGCGGGTGACCGGGCCGAGATCTTGATGGCCATGACCGCCCAGAACGGGGTTCCGCTCGATCCACAGGTTAGTGTCGAGCGCGTTGCAGCCGCTCTTGCCGGCCTGTCGGGTCGCGATATCCGACAGGTGTGGGACCTGGCGTGCGACCTCTCCTCGGGCGCGCCGGTGAACGAGCAAGTCCTTGAGGAGTGCATCGCCGAGTACGTCCCCTCGGAAGGTTGGGCCCAGCGGCTGATGACGTTGCGGGCCATCCAGGCGTGCCGCTACCTTCGCCACCTACCCGAGGTGCCGCTGCCGTGGATCGGAGAGGGCGTCACGTCTCATGGGCTGGCCCGTGACCGCGACCGGCTTGAGGCCGAAATCGTGCGCGCCTACACGGCGACGCGCGTCGAGCATGCCTAA
- a CDS encoding ubiquitin-conjugating enzyme E2 → MRITVRDKSSAVEQTFEVTGGVPVSSLLEQLAASLGAVIGPDEVIKPILERTSEALQLGRSLEENGVADGDVLLLARDSRGGGLREDRVREFEASLALIGSASCGRVAGRKTAPGRYVLAVDGIKGLRKRDGRIQEVDDHRIQITLTQGYPFEKPKVDLGPDMFHPNCWASGALCYTYRPQWSGTEMIHALLEFVSARTFLLERRPANAEATDWYGAHPAEVSRLANTAWPFRVPVVPSALSLARPVAQA, encoded by the coding sequence ATGAGGATCACAGTTCGTGACAAGTCCAGCGCGGTGGAGCAGACCTTCGAGGTCACCGGCGGCGTGCCGGTCTCGAGCCTGCTCGAGCAGCTGGCAGCCTCGCTCGGAGCGGTGATCGGTCCGGACGAGGTCATCAAGCCCATCCTCGAGCGCACGAGCGAGGCACTGCAGCTTGGGCGTTCGCTCGAGGAGAACGGTGTTGCGGACGGCGACGTCCTCCTGCTCGCCCGCGATTCGAGAGGAGGCGGACTCCGGGAGGACCGGGTACGTGAGTTCGAGGCGAGCCTGGCCCTCATCGGGTCAGCGTCTTGCGGCCGGGTTGCCGGCCGCAAGACCGCTCCCGGTCGCTACGTGCTCGCGGTCGACGGGATCAAGGGCCTGCGCAAGCGCGATGGTCGCATTCAGGAGGTGGACGATCATCGCATCCAGATCACGCTCACCCAGGGCTACCCCTTCGAGAAGCCGAAGGTCGATCTGGGTCCTGACATGTTCCACCCCAACTGCTGGGCGTCGGGCGCTCTTTGCTACACGTACCGCCCGCAGTGGTCTGGCACCGAGATGATCCACGCGCTTCTCGAGTTCGTCAGCGCACGCACGTTTCTGCTTGAGAGGCGCCCCGCCAACGCCGAGGCGACTGACTGGTACGGTGCGCACCCCGCAGAGGTGTCGCGTCTGGCGAACACCGCCTGGCCGTTCAGGGTGCCCGTCGTTCCGAGCGCGCTGTCACTCGCGCGTCCCGTGGCACAGGCGTGA
- a CDS encoding CHAP domain-containing protein: MHALVTLSVAAMFCLTPAPALAAVAFGTNLGSYSGVVAYSNGYDHGVNGSYSTYGYQYQCVEYVNRYYVLALGHKNMRGTGNADQYFGTAASRGLEAYTNAGSVAPRPGDVLCSNGGDYGHVAIVREVGATYIRVIQQNWYNDSRDAAMTLSMSVSGGKYTVAGFNSSYPVKGWLHKPSAAPEPPAPPAANPVYPTHPGFTKYGNPDYWWPIGSGYAGTGIYTYCNGNVRANYARWTFDLSKLAGSGTYRVEAYIPSVNATTRKADYHISTSSGIAHKVVDQHAYYNVWVDLGTYSLAEGAAWVELDDATGEAYTNSSSPKIGFDAIRLTYVPPVTQPAPAPTPPEAVPAPPDTTRPGGMITVYRFYNHFTGTHFYTPSEAERDTVIATWPDVYRYEGIAYTLDPARNTQPLTRFYNVVRGSHFYTASSAEAETVRVQWPGVFRYEGLTYPVSTATGPGKLPVYRFYQIYGGSHFYTASEEEKGRVIAELGAIYSYEGVAFWLAQ, from the coding sequence TTGCATGCACTGGTCACGCTTTCGGTCGCAGCGATGTTCTGCCTTACACCCGCGCCCGCCCTCGCCGCCGTCGCTTTCGGCACGAATCTCGGCAGTTACTCGGGGGTCGTTGCATACTCCAACGGCTACGACCACGGCGTCAACGGCTCGTACTCGACCTACGGCTATCAGTACCAGTGCGTCGAGTATGTGAACCGCTACTACGTGCTGGCGCTGGGTCACAAGAACATGCGCGGGACCGGTAATGCAGACCAGTACTTCGGGACGGCGGCGTCACGCGGCCTCGAGGCCTACACCAACGCGGGCTCAGTAGCCCCTCGGCCAGGCGACGTCTTGTGCTCGAATGGCGGTGACTACGGCCATGTAGCAATCGTCCGGGAAGTCGGCGCCACGTACATCCGTGTCATCCAGCAGAACTGGTACAACGACTCGCGTGACGCAGCGATGACGCTCTCGATGTCCGTGTCGGGTGGGAAGTACACCGTTGCGGGCTTCAACTCCTCGTATCCGGTCAAGGGGTGGCTGCACAAACCGAGCGCCGCACCCGAACCGCCCGCTCCGCCCGCAGCGAATCCGGTCTATCCGACCCACCCTGGGTTCACGAAGTACGGGAACCCGGATTACTGGTGGCCGATCGGCAGCGGTTACGCTGGCACGGGCATCTACACGTACTGCAACGGCAACGTTCGCGCGAACTACGCTCGTTGGACGTTCGATCTCAGCAAGTTGGCTGGTTCCGGCACGTATCGCGTCGAGGCCTACATCCCTTCCGTCAACGCCACTACCCGCAAGGCCGACTACCACATCAGCACGTCTTCAGGGATTGCGCACAAGGTCGTCGACCAGCATGCCTACTACAACGTGTGGGTCGACCTTGGCACGTACAGTCTGGCCGAAGGGGCCGCTTGGGTCGAGCTCGACGACGCCACCGGCGAGGCCTACACGAACTCGTCCTCGCCGAAGATCGGGTTCGACGCCATTCGGCTCACGTACGTGCCTCCTGTCACGCAGCCCGCCCCTGCGCCGACCCCGCCGGAGGCCGTGCCCGCACCACCCGACACCACGCGGCCGGGCGGAATGATCACGGTCTATCGCTTCTACAACCACTTCACCGGCACTCACTTCTACACTCCGTCGGAGGCTGAGCGGGACACGGTTATCGCGACGTGGCCGGATGTGTATCGCTACGAAGGCATCGCCTACACCCTCGACCCGGCGCGGAACACGCAGCCGCTCACACGGTTCTACAACGTTGTGCGGGGCAGTCACTTCTACACGGCGTCGTCGGCCGAGGCCGAGACGGTACGCGTGCAGTGGCCTGGCGTATTTCGCTATGAAGGACTGACGTACCCCGTCTCGACTGCCACCGGCCCCGGGAAGCTCCCCGTGTACCGCTTCTACCAGATCTACGGCGGGAGCCACTTCTACACCGCCTCCGAAGAGGAGAAGGGCCGCGTTATCGCCGAACTCGGTGCGATCTACAGCTACGAGGGGGTGGCGTTCTGGCTCGCGCAGTGA
- a CDS encoding Mov34/MPN/PAD-1 family protein, translated as MSDHTHLDGVVISRSAAAAIDRFAGRATKATGTEVIGLLFGLPFETVAGERGVWIVHADLAAGQTGSAIHVEMPAEAYGPSWAGCREAWHRLGLDELRRDPLVVGWWHSHPNMDVFMSGTDVDNARTQFSLPWQVSYVVAPPGPQRAFFGWTEDALRPDVRLPAHVWSGPDSELRWHLREQTACRMWGEEVLAW; from the coding sequence ATGTCCGATCACACACACCTTGACGGCGTGGTCATCTCGCGTAGCGCTGCTGCAGCGATCGACCGATTCGCAGGGCGCGCTACAAAGGCCACCGGCACCGAGGTGATCGGGCTGCTCTTCGGGCTTCCGTTCGAGACGGTGGCCGGCGAGCGGGGGGTGTGGATCGTGCACGCCGATCTGGCCGCGGGGCAGACCGGCAGTGCGATCCACGTCGAGATGCCCGCCGAGGCGTACGGCCCCTCGTGGGCCGGCTGCCGGGAGGCGTGGCACCGGCTCGGTTTGGATGAGCTGCGGCGCGATCCGCTCGTGGTGGGGTGGTGGCACTCACACCCGAACATGGACGTGTTCATGAGCGGCACCGATGTCGATAACGCGCGGACGCAGTTCTCGCTGCCCTGGCAGGTGAGCTACGTGGTGGCGCCTCCCGGGCCGCAGCGCGCGTTCTTCGGGTGGACGGAAGACGCTCTTCGGCCAGATGTCCGCCTCCCCGCGCATGTGTGGTCCGGTCCGGATAGCGAGCTGCGGTGGCACCTGCGCGAGCAGACCGCATGTCGGATGTGGGGAGAGGAGGTGCTGGCGTGGTAA
- a CDS encoding ThiF family adenylyltransferase: MVTGNSTTGGELGRYASQALINGWDQERLSAARVLVIGYGVLGDPICRTLVTLGIGTLAIADFDVIEERNLGKQPSLAAGWDGTGGVPKVEVGCQELARINPSVRLEPLCVDIVTGFGAACYAEYDVVVLAADNYTARHWPHRYATLMGVPVVECGTEGLYGQVTVTWPDDADAACFACWGNPRERLARDVRKSCQGLYLDEHGAKIPMLVAPATATAGLACLEVLKCIFAREEGSAFPKPAAGMQYLLDGFDVTRPVMGVRLTRRDDCEHHERLDATNALEYPLTDQTMISDVRTFVAGSAGCAPEDVALEVHWDVLHEWICPNCHAVATPRIAASRAGKLACTACGYVVSENALDTIPVILHPYLDDGDGLTLADYHLPERHVLKASAGDWQGYVVPTGTLALCGREVKAAEATPAMRDRLMSATDGT, encoded by the coding sequence GTGGTAACCGGCAACAGCACGACGGGGGGGGAGCTCGGCAGGTACGCGAGCCAGGCACTCATCAACGGCTGGGACCAGGAGCGGCTGTCGGCCGCCCGGGTGCTCGTCATCGGCTACGGCGTGCTCGGGGATCCGATCTGCCGCACGCTCGTGACGCTCGGGATCGGGACACTCGCCATCGCGGACTTCGATGTGATCGAGGAGCGCAACCTCGGCAAGCAGCCTTCGCTTGCCGCGGGATGGGACGGCACTGGTGGCGTGCCCAAGGTGGAGGTCGGCTGCCAGGAACTCGCACGGATCAACCCCAGCGTTCGGCTCGAACCACTGTGCGTGGACATCGTGACCGGCTTCGGCGCGGCGTGCTATGCGGAGTACGACGTGGTGGTGCTCGCCGCCGACAACTACACCGCGCGCCACTGGCCGCACCGGTACGCGACGCTGATGGGCGTGCCCGTGGTCGAGTGCGGCACGGAGGGCCTCTACGGCCAGGTCACAGTGACGTGGCCGGACGATGCCGATGCAGCGTGCTTCGCGTGTTGGGGCAACCCTCGCGAACGTCTGGCACGGGACGTCCGCAAGTCGTGTCAGGGCCTGTATCTCGACGAGCACGGCGCGAAGATCCCGATGCTGGTGGCGCCCGCAACGGCGACCGCAGGCCTCGCGTGCCTCGAAGTCCTCAAGTGCATCTTCGCCCGCGAGGAAGGCTCGGCATTCCCCAAGCCGGCGGCCGGGATGCAGTATCTGCTCGACGGCTTCGACGTGACGCGGCCGGTGATGGGCGTGCGACTCACGCGTCGCGATGATTGCGAGCACCACGAGCGGCTGGACGCGACCAACGCGCTCGAGTATCCGCTGACGGATCAAACCATGATCTCGGACGTGCGCACATTCGTGGCAGGCAGCGCAGGCTGCGCGCCCGAGGATGTGGCGCTCGAGGTGCACTGGGACGTGCTTCACGAGTGGATCTGCCCGAACTGCCACGCGGTGGCAACGCCGCGGATCGCTGCGTCACGCGCCGGCAAGCTCGCTTGTACCGCGTGCGGATACGTGGTGTCCGAGAACGCTCTGGACACCATCCCGGTCATCCTCCACCCGTACCTGGACGACGGCGACGGGTTGACACTCGCCGACTACCATCTGCCCGAGCGCCACGTGCTCAAGGCGAGCGCAGGCGACTGGCAGGGCTACGTGGTGCCGACTGGCACGCTCGCGCTGTGCGGGAGGGAGGTGAAGGCCGCCGAGGCTACTCCTGCGATGCGCGATCGCTTGATGAGCGCGACCGATGGCACGTGA